The DNA sequence GTAGCAAATTGACACTATATCCCATCATGACAATGGAAAGTAACTCCACACGTGCTGTTCCTGGACGAATAATGGCACAGACAATGTCACTTTCCTGCCAGGGATGTTGGAAGTCTCAGCAACTGTCCTTTTGACAAGAGAATGAGCTCTtttcatacacacagagaggaaggaaggtgaGAGAGAGTCTGAAGCCCCTGCTGCACAGGAAGTCAGCAAATCTAATACAGTAGTTGTGAAGCAGTTAATTTCCTCTGGACCTTGCTCTCAAGTTTTGAAACATTATTCACAGTGCCAGACATATCCTCAAAATAAGGTGAACACATCCTTTGaactttggactaaaacctgaagCATATTCTCCACCTCAGTAGTATCTAAGCCACCAGTTGGTTTCAGCTGATGACTCTCAACTTTCAACTCAATCTTGCTCTCAAAATGAAGGGAGGAGTGTGCCCTTGatccaatcatagaatcatagagttggaagagaccgcaagggccatccagtccaaccccctgccatgcaggaaatccagatcaaagcatcgccgacatcCCTCCAAGTAAGCACACCTTTGAGGTCTAAGCTTTATGTGATACACAAGGGCAGGTGTAAAGAAGTAAGTATTTTGAAGATTACATCATTAGTCACCCAGATACCTTGCCACAAATAAATGGTGTTTGCCTTCATACCTGAGTATAGCCATGGATATTTTTGGTTGGGTCAGTTGCCCCAGTGCGGTACTGGAAGTAATTCTTTCCTCTTGAAAGTGATTCAATTGCATCAGACCACAAGGTGCCATAATTTGTTTCTAGTATAAGCTCACCACATAGGACGTCTGCAACAGAAATAGTATTGTATTATCACCTAACAAATTTGTAGTAAGATAATCTTAATGGATTCCAACATGTGCACCAGTGGTTAGATTTGAGGTGTGCTTAATCTAGTGAATTTGAGGGTTCAGAATCAGTGGTATAGACAGAAGCAGGTAGAAAGCCAAGCCCTAAGTATGCAAAAGAGACAAGCAGGTGGATAATCAGCTACTTGATTGAGAGAAGTGGAGCTTCTGCTCAAAGGAAGCGAGTCAGAGACTTGGTGAAGAAAGGAGCGAGTAGCCACTGGTTCTCTATATAGCTTCAGCCCCAGTTCCTGGAGCTTGATAAAGAGAGCTTGGCTAACAGGTGACACCAACAGGGTTCTTTTCCTTTGGTGTGGTGGAAGAGGCAGCATAAAGTGAGCTGGTTGGGTGAAATCTCCCCAGCCCCACAGAGTCTTTTGGGAAAGTTTGTTGGGTCAAGGATGAGGGTCTTTTGAGGTAAGTCTATTATATTTGTTTGGGTTTAGTGGAGACTTCCTAATATGCACATTAGCATCTATTTTTctattgtagtttggtgaccTTGTATTTGTTAGGTCAGGGCTGATTGTTTGTGTAAGCTGAGTGGAAGTGTGGTTGCACATGCTCATTAGTACTTTATTGTGTGAAACCCCAGATCCTCTTCCTTACTATTTGGTCTCAGGAAGACAGGAAGTGAATGAGAGACTTCATGGCAGGAAGAGCAACCAGTAGATCTCTATATAGCTGCAGCCTCAGTCCCTGGAGCTTTGTGAATAGTGCTGGGCTCACACCAGAGgtgttttaaaatgatgtttactGGGGGAGTTTGAGGGGTAGGCCCTGAGTTCTGTTTTAGTGCCtatttaagactactgaataTGAATGTGGGGGAGCTGCTGCAGTTATCTGCAACAGCTGTGGTATGTTTGTGTTCTTATTAGAGGATATGGGTAACTTAATCTACACCAAATACAAGTTGGTTGCCCTGTTCCAAGACAAGGTATAGCAACTTGAGGATCATTTATCCATTCTGCAGCATATTAGGAAATAGGAGGATTTCTTGGGCAGAGCACAGCAGACAGTCCTGGGAGAGGAGGTCAGTTCACATACACAGGAGACAGACAGTTGGAGAAATATGACAGTGTGGGGAGCAACAACAATCAACtaacaatatcagttaaaacacatcaggtaaaatacacatcaatttaaaaagacaaataagatatacacatattaaaacaatccacatttaaaattcatcgtttaaaattaacaatttaaaatatgtggATAAGCCTGCCATAAGAGATTGATCTTTAATGCcctttaaattcagacagtgtattcaggtcattccacagtctaggagcagctgaagaaaaagaccCCTGGCTGACTGTTGTCAACCTAGCCCTGACTGACTTGGGTACCTCAGGCTACGGGACAGATTATACGGCAGGAGGCAATGCTGTAGGTGACCTGGACTGAGACCTAACTAACTGGCAACCAGTGGAAccattttaatattggtgtaatgtgatcactcctagATGTCTGAGTAATCAATCTGACTGtcatgttttgaactagctgaagttcCAAACTTGGTACACAAGTATCCCAATGTACAGCTCATTGCAGAAGTACAGTATTAAGGTTATTAGCATATACACTACCATTTTAGCTCCTCTAACTTTaggtaggggcacagctggctTATCACCCAAAGCTGATAGTAACcatctggccatcacatctatctcaGCTGTCATTTGAAATGCtggatccagaagtacccccaagctgcaaacataAGTTTATcgggggagtgtaactccatccggGACTGGTTGACATATCTCCAAACCCAGGCTAGGACCTTTGACAGTCAGCATCTCTgacttgtctggattcagtttcaatttgtttctcctcatccagcctccaggcattcattcagaggagacacattatccatgtcatcagcatactgatagtaccttgccccatgcctctggatgatctctcccagcagtttcatgtagatgttgaatagcatttaGGCTAggattggcaccttgtggcatgCCATATAAGAGCTCATTTTCAGAGGAGCAGCTATCTCAAAGTActaccatctggaacctacctgaaagataggaccagaaccactgaagcacagtgtcGCCAATGTCCAAatcccccaggcattccagagggataccatggttgatgataTTGAAcaccactgagagatccaaaagcatcaGCAGAGACATACTCCCCCTGACAATGCTCAAACAAACAGCATCCGCTAAGGCATGCAGTCTCAATCAGAGCAGTCCGTATCCTggtctgaagccagtttgaaatcgGCCTAGATAATTtgtatcatccaagactgcctggagttggaTGGCAACTGTCCTCTCGagcaccttccccagaaaagggaGATTTGAAACTGGTCTATAGTGTTTAAGTCCAGGGAATCTAGGAAGAAATTTTTAGAAGTGGTCATAACCATCAATTCTTTTAAACAGGATGGAAAACTTTCCTCtctgagagatgcattaataatagtTGAAGCCTAACTGCATTTCCTTCCTGGACAGCCATCCAGGACCTTAAATTTATCttcttatccaagagattttatctgtgaagtgatCATTAAAAGCATCCCAGTGAATTGCTGAAGATTCTAGAATTGGATTTGTGGGGAGTGTGCTTGAGTTAAACTCTCACCCCCCTGAACAGTTCAGCTGGATGCAAATTCACAGACGCAATAGGTGCCAAGAAGAAAGCTTTCTTCAATATACATATTGCCACTGTATAGTAACAAAGATATTctctatcaaatttgcagatgacaccaaattaggaggaatagctaatactctagaggacaggatcaaaattcaaaatgacctgaatagactagaaagctgggccacagctaacaaaatgaacttcatcagggagaaatgtaaggtactgcactaagggtggaaaaatgaaatgcacagatataggatgggggacacctggcttaaggagacaacagaCCGAAGCCCTGTAGTGGGGAGCAACCAAGGGAGGTGGAAGACCAGGTGGATCTACCACTTCCATGGAAATTGGAGCCAGAAAGCCATTGGATTGACCTGGGCCATAATCTTGTAAAGCCCCACAAACTGGGCATCCAACAACTGACACAGTCACTAAAGAGAAAGGTGCTGTGTCGAGAGCCAGACTGGATCCCCCACCGGCAAAGGAGGACCTTCCTGGCTTCACCAATCTGCTCCCTTCTTGTACACCTCCTTGGCCACCTTGAGCTGTTCTTACAACAGGGACTGTGTGGACTGGAGTTCCTGGAGCCACTCATGTGCTGCAGGGACCGTTGAGGCAGGAGCGACAGCACGGAACCCTCAAGGATGGAAACCAGATAaattccatccaagggtattaaaagaactggcaaatgtaatatcggagccattggcaataatctttgaaaactcctggaaaacaggagagatcccagcagaatggaggagggcaaacattgtccccatcttcaaaaaggggaaaaaagaggatcccaggaGTCAGGAGGCTTGTGCAGAATGGGGAGCTTAGGCTGCAGTATGTTGGTTCTGGGAACAACATGGATAACATTTGCACACAGCCAACACCTGCGGGACATCACACGTGGGTAGCTAGCAGGGATGGTACACACAATCAGATCTACATCACACATAAGACAAATGCAAGGACACATGGAACACACTGCATGATGCCAGCATAACAGCAGGGGATTGTCAGGACTATGTGGCACTCCGGtctggaaaatgacatggatgtggccattaggtggaactggagcagaggttactacagttcaagtggcaggtgcatgagtcagcatttggtgagTTGTGCATCAAGGGAAGTCCGATGCAACATGCACTgtaggtgaagtcagccagcagtgcatcatgagtagtattctgatgcaacaggtactaggtatgaaaccagccaggtttcattggtggcatggctgtcacaTGGCTTCCaagaagaccacctatataaaGGAGAAGTTGACTATCTCCGTTGATGGGTTGTTGTGTTTGGTGGTTGGCGAAGCACTTTGTTGGTCTGTATAGTAGTGAGTATTCAAGATGGCTGTCTGGTACTCAGTGTAATCTTTGTAAACACCTCTGCACAAAGATTAAATGTCTTCCTGTTGGGTGAAATCTCACTGTCCAGAGATATATCCTTCCAAGCTGGAAGCTCAACACTGCAACCTGTGTGTGGGAGGAAGTTTTCTGTGCAGCTCACAGCCTTCGCAGACTCTTCACAAAGATCTTTTAGGTTGCCTACATGCACCAACTCTGAATGTGTGCATGCGAGACATAGCTCATCTGTATGCCCCAACAATTCTAACTATAGTGGACTATGCTATTAGGTTCCCTGAAGCCATTGTTTTATCAAACACTGAAACATCAACTGTTGCTAATGCTTTAGTGAATGTGATTTGTAGATTAGGATTTCCTAGTGAAGTTTGGAAACATCATTTCCTTCAAAGTTGATGAAGAGACTATGGGAAGTGTGTGGCATCCAGCATCTCACCTCTACACCTTACCATCCTGAGACAAAGGGTTTGGAGAAAGATTTAATGGAACCTTGAGTGAGATGGTGAAAGCATAGGTAGCTGAGAATCAGAATGATGTGGACATCAAACCACAACATCTCTTACTTGTTAATCCAGAAAAAAAGTTTAGGATTTAGTTCCTTTAAGTTATtgtatgggagaaaggtgggatgaccTTTGGATTTAGTTCAGCAAGGCTGAGAAGGAGAAATAGATCAACTGCCAGAATCAATTATCATGTATATAGACAATGTGCAAACATTGTTAAGAAAAGCTATGTGCATGGCTCAAAAGAATCTTCAAAAAGCCCAACTGAAACAAAAGAACTTGTGtgaccagaaagcaaaagtgtgtgtttgtgatgATGAAGTGTTTATTGAGAAAGGAAATAAGTTGCAGTTTTCATGATAAATAAATGTTAAGATTCAGACTCAGCTAAATGATGTCCATTATCTGGTTAATTTGGGGGAACAAAATCAGTCTAAGATGGTGCATACCAATATGTTAAAACTATATTATAGAAGGGAGAATTTGATTTTGTACACCATTTCTGAAATTAGGGAGGAGACGCAATTACCTTACTGGGAGAAAGTGGTGGCTAAAGGATAGTGAGGTCAAGGAAGCAAATATTGAAGGATCTCTTATTCAGGAACAGGCAGGGAAGGTACATCAGGTATTACAAAATTATTAAGGTTTGTTTTCTGACCTCCTAGGGCCCAAACAAGGGGTTCATAATTTTATTAGAACAGGAGATGCTTCACCTATAGCTATTTCCCCATATAGAGTCACAGGAAGATAGTGTGGCTaggaaaacaaaggaaatgcTGGAGCAAAGGATTATATCAGCATAAACTGATGCCTGAGAAAGAGCACTGGGATTGCTAAATGCATTACCAACTTGGATCTAAGAAAGGGATACTGGCAGGTCCCATGTTGCCCAGAGGACCAGGCCAAGACTGCCTTTATCACTCATGTAAGGTTTCATGGTCCTGCCTTTTGGACTTAGAAATGCCCCTTCCCGATATTAGTTGATAACATCTAACAGGGATTAAATAATTTCTCAGTGGCCTACATTGATGATATTGGGATATTCTACTATACATGGAAGGACCACCTACAGCATTTAGACCTAATGCTGAAGAAAATGTATTGGCTTACTGCACTACCCTCTTAttgtgctactattccacttttactgctctggctgcctacTGTAGCAGtaagggatttgcagtttacggaaaggcatttagaattctcagccaaaccccagaatgcaataggaggcagccagagcagtaaaagtgaaatagcagcactgtaagtgTGCAGTGCAACCCTTTGAATATGGGGTTGACAAATAAAGCCCTGAACTGTCAGTGGGAAGTGGAAGAATTAAACCAGAGATATCTAAGGTGGAGATAATTAATAATTGTCCTCTTTCTAACAGGCGAGTGCAATCCAAAACAAATTGATAGCATTTCTTGGATTAGCAGGGCATTGCTGTTGTTCTTATTgctttgtaccttcaagtcatttcagagttatggtgacactaaggtcaacctatcatggagtttccttggcaaaatttgctcaggggagatttgctatttccttcctatgaggctgagagcatgtgacttgccaaaggtcacccaatggttttcataGCCATgcagggaattaaaccctggtctccagggttgtattACAACACTCAAAATACTACATCACACAAATACTATATTATCACAGAAGACTACATCATTACAGAAAATTTATCCCAGACTTCAGTTTTGTAGCTGCACCATTAACAATTGACCAAGAAGAGCTCACTTGACAAAATAAGTCAGACAACAGAGTGTCAGAAAGTTTTCCAAAACTAAAAAAGGCATTAAGAACAGTTcttaatgttgttgctgttatgtgactTGTCATTTCTGACAACTAGGAGGTTTCAAAGGTTAAGAGTGTGTGTCTTGTCACCTAGGGGTTTCCATGGAAGAGCaggaatttgagccctggtctccagagttatagtccaatgttcaaaccactacaccacactggcttcttttAAGAAGTCTACATAAATGTATTGTAATGGTTTGTGTAGATATCATTATATAATATGTGCTGTCCTTTTGATTTGAGCACTTGGAGACCTATCTCAATTTTTTCCTATGAATTCTACTTGGGGTCACCCTGCCATTTGTCCCTTCTAGGGAATCAGTATTATGATTATCTAATTTTTTTatctcttgcctttctctcagttaTCTTGATCACTGAGTTCTGAACTTTGTAAACAAGAGCATTTACCAGAAAGCAGATTAAAATCACACTGCACTTAAGGATATCTTAAGCTTTAGAATTTCAGCAAAGTGTATGACAAGAGAACAAGGTTTTATCTCTTTTATGAGTTGAGAAGACAGCCCTATGTAGAGTAATCAAAATGGAATATAATCAAGACATTTATCAATGAAGCCAGCTGACAGAAGGTGATCAATACACTAAAAGATAGGGTAAGCACATGAAATGACCTTCCAAAAAATTCAGATGGGGCTCTAGAAGCTATCACTATGCTTGAGTAAAGTGAATGAGAAATTTTATAACCAAATGGTTATGCTCCATAGTGATTTCTCATTCAAAATAAGAAGATGTACTTCCCCACCCCACTCTATAATGTGTGAAAGGGGCTGAAGTGTATTGCCTTAACTTACCATCCACCATTCGCTCTTCCTTGGGACTAGATATTGCTTGACATTTACTAGCCCATCTTCCCGCACTCATGGCAGCTTTCTCATTCCACATCTTAGCAAAGCAAGCAAAAGAATAATAAATGGGTAGAGTAGGGTGGGGTGGGATGTAGATTTAAATTCAGATCCTTAGTGTCCCAACCCATACATATggcttaaaaaaaatccagctgaTTGGTTAGCAAAGGAAAACCCAATTGCACATCAGTAGATGTGCAAGCACATGTGTGGAAACTCCATGTACACATTGCTCTTATCTAGATCAGTGTCTGAGAATTTAGTCCTGAGGACAAAGGGGTTTCACACAGGTGAAAAACCTTGTTTCTACCCCGAGGCCACTGCTGCCTGTTTATACAATGCACAATGACTTATGGTGGAATACTGCAGACTTATCCCATTAATTCAACCTTTCCCTGGAGTTTCACCCCAAATCCAAAGTAAGCAGGGGTTTGTGGATGCAAACAGCTGGACCAGGCCCAAATTGGGCCAAGCCAGCTGTTTACACACCAAGCACCATACAATCCCCCCCTTTCCCGTATAGTGTCAGTCCAACTTTATTGTCTCTTACCATTTTCATCATATTGCTAGCAGTTGGTTGCACCTGTCTCCTTATAGAATTGTGTTTGTTAACAATTTCCTCcttcaacatttcagaaatttcaCTTAGCAAAACGTCTGCCTAAGGATTAAAAAAATGgctatttatattattttcacCAATTGTGATTCTAGTAAACAATAATCATgtttatattacattacattgccAGAGGTTGCTGAAATTTTCATCTTTAACATTGCCTCAAGTTACCAACATAAACTCTGATTCATCTTATAAATTTCCAAATTCAGAAACCATTTGGGCATAATGTTAATGCATGAGTGAAAATGGATCCCTCTACTGCCTTCCTTGGATGCTGGTACTTTTCCTTTTCCCATTCACCCACAACTTACTACTTTCCATCTCAGCTGCCTTTTCCAACAAGAAATCAAAGGggctaataaaataaatcagaaagcaaaacagaaatggaaaagcaacaacaacaaccaaatgttAGTGAAAGATCAGTCTCTACCTTTCCTACAGAGTATCCGGCCAGTAATGGAGTCCAAAAGGAGAGAGGCTGTGCAACCCAGAAAATGAGATGCAAATTGAGGACTAGAGCTTCAGCTTGGCTATCTACAGATTCACCAAGGTATGAAGCAGCTGAAAACAGCTTCTGATAATTTACTTCCCAGGTGgaagtaaaaaaagagagagcactGTAAGGGATCCTCCAGCATTAATGTCTATCCTCCAGAAGAAATGGGCCAAAGGACAGGTTGGTAAAGATGGCTGGAGCCCAATCCGGCTGAGATTGGGCTGGGACCACGGTGACTGCACCTCCTGCTCCAAAAGCAGACCACCATCATGGTCCTAAACGAGCACTGCCAGGGGCTAGATATAAGTGTTTCAAGCCCAAGGGTCAACTGCTGCTGCTGATAGAAAGCAGCAGTAGATAACTTGACTATACACATTTAATTACTGTAGATTAATTACACCACAGAGATGCCACTGTGAATTGTTATTTTGTGGCCAAACCATGCCTGACAGATGTTCTGGACCTATCCTGGTGCTCATACCTTTCCTGGGGATTGCTGCAGCACCACAGCTAGCAGTAGGAACATGATCTGAAGAGACATTTctgaagaaacaaagagaaactTTGATTAgaatccttcccccccccccccaagccaacAAAATCCTGCACATTTGACTCATATTTCCCCATATTGCATACAGAAGGAACTATGCAAGTGAGATTGCCACCCTGGCATTGCAATAGAATACCTTGCAGAGTGGTGGACTCTCATTCTTTAAAAAGTGCTTGAATAGAGATTGGATGGCAACTTATCAAGAATACTTTAGCTCTGGATTCCTGTACTGGCAGGGAATTGTACTACTCAGTCCTTGGGgccttttccatttctatgaGCCTGTAGCCTTTACTGTAGCCTTAATACAGGATATTAAATGTAAGCCATGTATGAGGACAAAGTATAGGACTTTTCACTTCGTGCCTAATTATGTAATCTAACACTGCAATTATGCAGAAAATTAGCTTGATGAGGCATTCAGCTCAATGCAAGGAGGGCTAAAGCGGAGGACAATTAAAATTTCAGGCCTACTTAGAACAATGTAGGGGTACTTTTTCTTTCTACATCCACTAGATTTTAAAAAGGTACTAGGCTGGTAAAGCACAGTCATATAAAGCAGATgtttaaaagtaatattaaaGCAGGGTCCCAGGTGCCAGAAAACTTTCTAATGCCATTACCAGTTAAGGAAAGACTTCCATTAGACAGTTCGTCTCCAGTAACACTTGAAATctagtattcattcattcattcattcatttcagatGTCATTGCCCACCATTCCTTAACTTTCCCTTTTGACAATTAATTCAAAGACAGCTCCCTatagtttttattatattatatagggCTTAATGAATTAATTTAGGTGCTATTTGCAGACGACAGCTTGAATGTCTTCTTATTGCCTTGAGGATCATAGGTTTGCCCCCAATAGGTTACCTTTCTCCATTACCTCTTCCAGTGTTgtcttttctgtgtttttgagGAGCTGTAGTGATTGAACAGAAGCTGCATTGAGGAGGTGTTTATATCACAGGAACACTTCCTGCTTTGTAAATGAATAGATCGAAATCAGCACAAAACTGGTTtctattaaaataaaaaggagtTTCACAGGAAATCTATGTGTTTAACTGTGATTTGTGGATCTAATGTGAATGGATTGGTTTAACAACAATGACACAAACTACATTTGTTGAGATAAAACTGGGCACACCTTTATTTGCTACAGTTGAAGAGGCATCTGGATTTGGATG is a window from the Sceloporus undulatus isolate JIND9_A2432 ecotype Alabama chromosome 1, SceUnd_v1.1, whole genome shotgun sequence genome containing:
- the LOC121914154 gene encoding cysteine-rich venom protein-like, which produces MSLQIMFLLLAVVLQQSPGKADVLLSEISEMLKEEIVNKHNSIRRQVQPTASNMMKMMWNEKAAMSAGRWASKCQAISSPKEERMVDDVLCGELILETNYGTLWSDAIESLSRGKNYFQYRTGATDPTKNIHGYTQIVWHNSDQVGCALAFCPEGTKFIYVCRYCPAGNIKGQLNTPYKAGPPCGDCLGSCEDNLCLLSDSSCPYRDAYDDCDDLVESFTCGQKFVEEQCLASCKCPRDK